DNA sequence from the Vicia villosa cultivar HV-30 ecotype Madison, WI linkage group LG3, Vvil1.0, whole genome shotgun sequence genome:
AATATCCTAATAACTCTCACCGTCTTCCTCAAATCATCCTCCAATTTCTCAACCCTCTCCATCAATCCACCTTCCATACTCTTCCATTGCCGCCTCCGAAGCAACACCCCAGCCGCAACACCACCTACCAATATCAAAACCCCCCACACAGCATTAACTCTGTTACCACTCACCATCATCAACCAATTCTTCGATCCATTTACCGTCAGAGCAGCAGAAAAAATCGCTGACGAAACCAGGCAGGAAAGCTCCACCGCTGAAAGGATAGAGTCGAAGTTGAGATCACTGCTGACTACGCGTTTCTGGATGTCGCATTCGGGTTGGCGGAGTTGGAGATGAAACTGGTTGGTGCATCGGATCGTGAAGGAGCCGAAGGTCTGAAGTCGGATCGGAGTTTGAAAATATGTGACGGGAGCAATGGTGGGTGCGGTGAAGAAGAGAGATTGTGGGAGGAGAAGCGTCATTGTGTTGGAGTTTAAGTTAGTTGTGGAAAGTGAGAGTGCATTTTGGTAGGTTTATTTGTAGATTTGGTACAAAAGGATAGATTAGTTGCTTGTTGGGTTAGGTAGCTCGAAGAAGCAATGGCGATGAAAAATAGGATGAATAATAAACTAAATAGGAACTTATATTCAATCAATGCCTTGTTGACCTGTTTTCAACAATGCCGATTAACTAGTAATAATTTTCTTTATCTAagtctaaattaatattttagagATAAATAATGTTTTTTACTAATTTCTTCcaatcaaatattaaataaaattcaattcCCTTGTAAAAtactattttctttttcgcaTGTCACTTTTCATCTCTTCAAGACAAATTGCATCCAAATAGGTATTGTTACTGCTACCATTTTTCTTCTCTTCCCCAATattttttaaaaccctaatttttttttttgccaaaagTCTGCTTTTCTGCAGACATGAACGATTTTACACGTCACCCTCTCTTGTCATTTCCAATTTTCTGTTCCTTCCCACACAATCCTATCATCTCTCTCAACTTGTTTTATAGATCTCAGTTTCTCTCCATAACTGCTTGACTTTTCCATCCCACAACAAACTTCTCTTCCAAAAATATTCTGCTTTTAACTTCACTATGGCTAGACCTTTTGAGAAATTGAAGGACATCAATGAAACCAAGAAACTCTAGAAAATTGCTATCAAAATCCATCACACATAGACAGTTTTATCGAAGACCAAAGAGCACTTCAAGATGATTATGCACGACAAAGAGGTATGTTTGTTGTTTTTGGGTTTTAACTTCAATTTTAGGGTTTCATCTTCAGACGTTGGTGTTTGAGTCATTTTTCGTAAGGGTTTTGGACATTTGGTATGAAGTTTCGtatagttagggttttagagaatatGATGGAATATGctgttttatttttgatttattgGTTTTGTTTTGTGATAACGCAGAAGAAATGATGTTTAAGAGAAGAAACAAGTGGATCTGCTTCATCAAGCTATCCTATGTGAGAATTTATGTTTTTAGATTGATTTTCTGTTCTAAATGTGAATGTAGTAAAACTAATGAACGATAATGTTCTTTTATGAAGTTTGCTGCAACTCTACTTTTCATTCTTGCTTCTTTTAGATTGGACTCTATGTGTTTGATTTTAATGatttatggttttatttttagGTTATTCAAGAGTCATTTGTTGTTACGAAATTTGGAGAGAATTCCAACTAGAAGTTGAGAAATAATCTTCATATAGTTGGGAGTAACATCAAAAGCACATTATTGTTATGATTAATCTTTTTTATTATGTAGGACTTAATACTCTCCATTATTTTCTGTGGCATTTTAATTTTTCACACTGTAGTGTCCAGTTTTCTATTCAATGAAATCGCCGGAGGTTCAAGTGATGGAAGCGATAACTTCGGCAGCGACAATAACAACACTGGCTGCTGGCTAACAGTTGGTCTGATGGATGCATATAGTAGCGAGTGGCAGCGACAATTTCGGCAAcgttaacaacaacaataacaccaaCTTATTTTGTGTCTGCAGTGATTTTGTAAGTGTACCTAAAAGTCGCATATTTGAAAGTTTTTCAATTTGGCTTGCAATTTTAGTTTAATTCACGAAGTTAATAGGGCCTATTTGAAGTTTTATGAGTCTGCTGGAATATTTTTGGTGTGATATTAGAAAGGTAGTAAATAATTACTGGTTTTGTAGAATTTTAAGAATTTAGTGTTCTTGATCCAAGAACAAGAAATACAACTTGTCTTTTCGAACTTCAGGATAATAAGGTTGCATTCAGCGTATGCACATTAAATTTCCATGATAAAGAATATGGAACCCTTTTAGCTATAGGCACATCAAAAGGATTGCACTTAATGCCCAAAATGGGTTTAGCTGCTGGACTTCAGGGAAGAATACTTGCAGGAATATGACCTATTAGTTGTGTTctaaactatttttatttgtaatttcATGGAGTTATTTCACTAATATTTGATAAAGTTTTTTCATTGCAATTGCAGGGAGTTATTTCACTCATATATAAAAAGGTAGTGCTTGAACCAACATTATGTATGCGCAATTGTGTTTTGATCTTTACAAAAAGTTACCCATATTCCCATATGAAGAACTTGTTGGCAAATAAATAACTTTTAAGAGAGTATTGTTGAATAAAAGCCAAGAAGCTTTTGAATATGAAGGACTTAATTATGTTGTAGAGGTGGTATAAAGTATATTTATGTAGGACTGTTTCTaagtttatattaatttttttgtagTTTTTGTTATACAGTTTGTGTTGTGTGAAACTGGCTTTTTGTTATTAGTAACAAAATGCAGCAACATTTATATCTCATGAATGGCTTTTGGAAGACGAATGTAAGGTGTGTGCCTTTgtcatcataaataaataaatcaatcatCTTATCTAATGAAATTAATGGAACTGATGCACAATACTTCATGTGATGGATGAATCTAGTCTCTGAACCTATAGGAGCTGAAACCATATAACTTGGGTTTgaagaaattaaacatgaaaaatatattttcacaaattaattaattaattaataaaaattatcaactaaatacattaaaatataaatagggtttattaatattttttgggaAGAATATAAATATGTCGTTAATTATTTAGATGCGTTGGTCTGGTgtaagaatataataataaagtGTATTTTTCAACCATTGAATTACATTGAATTTTTTGAGAACATAAACGGATAAATGTGAAGAAATCTTTATGCAAGGAAATGTGCAATGGAGTGTCATCATGTTTTAAGTGGTCAAATATCAAGCATTTAATGAAATTGATATCAAACTTAATTTTCTACCCTCATTTCATTTATCTACCAATTTTATATTACTTTCTTGCAGTTAGTTATAGTAAGATATGTGAATTTGTTTATATGTCAGATTGATAAATAGCGTTTCATAATCTCTTTATTTACTTGattttactaaattataatcttagaatcaatcaataaaaataatattaggaTATATAATTTATATCATATAAAAATACTTACCTTTTTATTAAATCTCATCTTTTAAATTTCAattgtaaaaaaaatcaatattaaaatGTTATTACGGGCAAAAACAAGAacgcatattttttatttttatcatttgtaTTCGTATCATAAACggtgattaattttttttaaggcagttattaattttgaaaaaattaattttaatctatATATCCATACCAATTGTTTTGTTTCAACGGGACAATTCCAATCTTTTTGTCAGTATTGATCTTCACTTGATTAATTTCTTTTCCATTTATTTTATTGTtcacaatgcttaaacaaacaaaaaaattattaacatATATACATATTAGTTGTGGTAATTAACATTGGAATAATAATATACTCACTCTCACGTGATGAATCTGATACAAATAGAGGTATGAATGTGATCCATTTTTTCACATCTCTTCTCAATTTCTTCTAATATTTTTTCTTCACTCGTTCTAACATGATTCACCGCCGCAAAGGGAATGCGATTTATTTGAGAGACGATCCTCTAATGGAGATGTTTTTTTGGAACATCCAAAGTTTGGAGCAACTACAAATGAACTTGATTCGTTGTTTAGACGGAGAGATACACGATGGCACAAAAATTAGAAGTATTGAAAGATATGATGCCCAGTGTGGGTGAGTGCGAGTTAGAAATGATAAGGATGTTAGGTAAATGATGTTTGGACCAAATGATATTAGTTTGATTGTTATAATCAATTAGAATGTTGTggttaagtattttttatttgttttgctaTATGTTGTATGTGTTATTTTTTTAGACttgttgttgttcattttgtgTTATCTAAATTCTTGTTATTTATATCAAATGCAAAAGATCTTTGTGTTTATAAAAATGACATTTATTGACGAGAAAAATAACTAACTAGAAATGTTTCAAAGAAATGAAAAGCTTGATGGTAATCTGACATTTATacttaacaataaaataaaaacttcatTATTACTACTTCTAGCAATGGGACACCGGGGTCAGTTGTGATCAGGAAGATGACATAATCCACATTTTCTCTTCAACTTATCACTCGCGCCCATTTCTGTTCTAATTTGTGTGCTCACTGGGTGGTCTTTCTTATTCCATCGTATTATTGGATTATGGCAAATATTCATCGTATGGTAGCACTGGAAAGCTTGTGTTGTAAATCCCAAATAGATTTACGACCTTGTAAACGTTTGACAAAAGAGCATAGGCATCTTGGCGCACCGTGGAACATGCAACAATAACATGTGAACAAGGAATACAATATGCTTGAAAATATTCGCCGTTGCACCAACCATTTAATAGGTTGACCTTGTAACGTGCCATAGGTGTCCCCTCATTGTGGTCCATCGTCTCCTTCACACTAAAAGTGTTATGCTCGTAGTCAAATATTGATACCTCATGTGTGTTGgattttgttgttttttctttcatcatcttcatgTAATTTTTTGTAAAAGTTTGCCCAGATTTCAACACTGTACTCCATTGTGAACTCTTTTCTTTAAATAGTGATCACATCATATTATATGTTGCACTTCCCAATGCTGAAATAGATGGATTATGAGTGCCTTTTAAGACTGGGTTCATTGACTCGACGAGGTTCGTTGTCATATGACCCCAATGCCGACCTCGTCAAATGCCCTCGTCTGTTTTTGTATTAGAATATTGTCTAACCACTTTAAAGCATCACCATTAGCCAAGCCAATTTCATTTTGGTGATGGTAAAATGTTGGTCGGTTTAAAGCATAtcctatatttaataaaaaaatggatTAATGTAATAATATGTTATTGACTAAGATATAATGTTAGCATACAAAAACTTACCCATGTCAATAACTTTTCTTCAGAGGTTTCTGCCCTTGATTTCTCTCATGAATTTTTGCGCAATGTGTCTGATACAGTAGACATGCATAAATGGTGGATTATGCCAACCATTATATGGATTATTGTATGCACTTTTAATTGATGTAAGCCTGTTTGAAATCAAACATAGGTCAGGTTGAGAAGCAACGTGCCTTTTCAAGTTCTGTAGAAAGAACCCCTAACCATCAtgttgggaaaataacaaacatagggagtaaaataaaataacaacacaagaaattaacgtggaaactccaaaactggagaaaaaaccacgaccgttgtcaaatgacaaccagagaataaccctatgtgaaaattgttacaacacatagacTACCCTCAACTACCCCAAGGCCCCAATACACCCGTACCCTCcaaaaaatatttaactacatctcacaacactctaatacaagagcataaaataacaaagaaagtcaaatataatcttaaagtgcttttgactggtACATCTTATAAGAAAAAACTTGAATAGTATATATATACTTAgactccctcttccttcacaaaactaagcaaTATGGGACTTCTTCAACGCAACAATCTCTACTTTGATTGGAAATATTACATTAAATTTCATTGTCTTCACTACCAATCATACTCCACtataaagagtatagtcacttgaagctacatcacttcaagaattttcacattgtcttcaccgacaatcatagttttaaaaactatcatactctcTCATGAAGAATATATTTCACTTGAAGATAAACCACTTCAATAATTTTACATTGTCATCACAGACAATCATATACTTTATCATGAAGAACAAATATCACTTAAAGCTAAACCACTCCCAGAATTTCACATGTCAAAAACTAGGTTGAAATCTTTTGGTACAACTTCCTTGTTAGCAGGAAGCTCTTCGACCACCAACATAATCTTGCAACTTGTGTAATATTGATTGTGTTAACACATATTTGACTTGAACTTTCCACAAGGCAAAAATAATTCTTCCTTAAATTTCTCTAAGTCAATCTTCACTACACTTGAAAAAC
Encoded proteins:
- the LOC131655760 gene encoding uncharacterized protein LOC131655760, encoding MTLLLPQSLFFTAPTIAPVTYFQTPIRLQTFGSFTIRCTNQFHLQLRQPECDIQKRVVSSDLNFDSILSAVELSCLVSSAIFSAALTVNGSKNWLMMVSGNRVNAVWGVLILVGGVAAGVLLRRRQWKSMEGGLMERVEKLEDDLRKTVRVIRILSRHVEKLGKRLWVPKEPITQSADLAQKNSEATRAIAVKYEILEKEIHEIQKVLLALQEQQQKQFDLILSLKPWESKRKTPKEEDILQTTNSAEDEVIKHVEDHQI